One genomic window of Acidobacteriota bacterium includes the following:
- a CDS encoding DUF1833 family protein, which yields MTSEPSARQKRIWTTAPPDDIPREVLSLVHSAFTRTHHITTQRTAFFCEVRGERVEALPHGFEVKLPALDDSGRYELQISLFNSGPGFARELAAAGATAEPIFADYNVYGSTGEAPIRPGLRFELTGIAAQGQTVTATATLGDLVNVPFPVDFYRRGLFPGLDRI from the coding sequence ATGACCAGCGAGCCCTCCGCGCGCCAGAAACGCATCTGGACGACCGCGCCGCCGGATGACATCCCGCGCGAGGTGCTGAGCCTCGTGCATTCCGCCTTCACGCGGACGCACCATATCACGACGCAGCGCACCGCCTTCTTCTGCGAGGTGCGGGGCGAGCGGGTCGAGGCGCTGCCGCACGGCTTCGAGGTGAAGCTGCCGGCACTCGACGATTCCGGCCGGTACGAGCTGCAGATCTCGCTGTTCAATTCCGGCCCGGGCTTTGCCCGCGAGTTGGCCGCCGCCGGCGCAACGGCGGAGCCGATCTTCGCTGATTACAACGTGTACGGATCGACCGGCGAGGCGCCGATCCGGCCAGGCCTGCGTTTCGAACTTACCGGGATTGCGGCCCAGGGCCAGACGGTCACCGCAACGGCCACGCTCGGCGATCTCGTCAATGTTCCGTTCCCGGTCGATTTTTACCGGCGCGGCCTTTTCCCAGGGCTCGACCGGATATGA
- a CDS encoding tape measure protein, translating into MGDEDLERIRTIFAADISRFERAMVTYANRTENAARKAERAFSDANKKIAASTDAMARDVRRAVVGIAVAVAGREILQYEEQWRNTVNTLKQYSAVLGDAKASAADLNVIAGEAAVPLASLGNLTGAAARSAKDLGKSRKDVLQFVESVSKGAQIANNGAAAVSGAITQLSQAIASPRVQLGEFNSIVEGTPRLAQAFAEGIDKAGGSVAKLRQLIAAGDISGNELFSGLLSQTGKLRTEFDGMTTGVTEAFIRLQNKLIEFVGSNEGVQNSVQALSRFIEGAADNLDTFANAAVVAAAVLGGALAGQALLATVSGFASITKGATAATAAMRLFGITAGVFGGPIPLLIGVIAGAYVLLAQQVVAADAAIERSQKSAEGAAGALDILQAYVSRADFKPMADGAKAAGEEVGILATAMRDLAEAMNDATIAKFVADMSTVNSEVAEQIEVVQQLEAELRAVEERRNRAAALTPSGGASSDGSLSRTARRLNDELDIARERLSKLNGQQIQLSFRLVGAGGGRDILEKVLAGDVRGAASLLRERLVAIGAEVADSEAEVTVDNTKVKAAEQVLDQLASAYTATFTTEREQLAALRDERLAAIELVAKSEADRAAQRKQALDLYAQAVEELEVEEFKAFTEGLNRESERERAKKEQLEGEKAYVRDVIDARDQMFGRIQQIAERDYQLERERINREIEDQTLKQEALAALEEEYGERRRLARDELLTLGDPENALETEIARIRRAEEAKLAALKDGLAAGLIVEEEFQAERKQLEDSTNAAILDARRSAASAQLNAYEGLFANVGELFKQLGGEQSKAARVALAISKAFAIADSAIKISQATAQVFGDPTKITLEQKIASAAVIAAQGASIIAAITGAGKGFAQGGYVTGPGGPRSDSIPIRASNGEFIVNADATRANRQLLEAINAGRAIPLARPQVSVAGARVTVNNNAPGTLAREVRNSAGEVEILIEAVAADIARGGGRIGMAMEGRYGVNPAYGAG; encoded by the coding sequence ATGGGCGACGAGGATCTCGAGCGCATCCGCACGATCTTTGCGGCCGACATCTCGCGCTTCGAGCGCGCGATGGTCACCTATGCCAACCGCACGGAGAACGCCGCCCGCAAGGCGGAGCGCGCGTTCTCCGATGCGAACAAGAAGATCGCCGCCTCGACCGATGCGATGGCGCGCGACGTGCGCCGGGCCGTGGTCGGCATCGCGGTCGCAGTCGCCGGCCGGGAGATCCTTCAGTACGAGGAGCAATGGCGCAACACGGTCAACACGCTGAAGCAATACTCGGCGGTGCTGGGCGATGCGAAGGCCTCGGCCGCTGACCTCAACGTCATCGCCGGAGAGGCGGCGGTGCCGCTCGCCTCGCTCGGCAACCTGACGGGCGCCGCTGCCCGGTCGGCAAAGGATCTCGGCAAGAGCCGGAAGGATGTCCTGCAATTCGTCGAGAGCGTCTCGAAGGGCGCGCAGATCGCCAACAACGGCGCGGCGGCTGTGTCGGGCGCGATCACGCAGCTCTCCCAGGCCATCGCGAGCCCGCGCGTCCAGCTCGGCGAGTTCAACTCGATCGTCGAGGGCACGCCGCGCCTGGCGCAGGCCTTTGCGGAGGGCATCGACAAGGCGGGCGGTTCGGTCGCAAAGCTGCGCCAGCTGATCGCGGCCGGCGACATCTCGGGCAACGAGCTGTTCTCCGGACTGCTGTCGCAGACGGGCAAGCTGCGCACCGAGTTCGACGGCATGACGACCGGCGTGACCGAGGCGTTCATCCGCCTGCAGAACAAGCTGATCGAGTTCGTCGGATCGAACGAAGGTGTGCAGAATTCCGTGCAGGCTTTGTCGCGATTTATCGAAGGTGCAGCCGACAATCTCGACACTTTCGCCAATGCGGCCGTCGTGGCCGCAGCGGTGCTTGGTGGCGCGCTCGCAGGACAGGCGCTCCTCGCCACCGTCTCCGGATTTGCGTCAATCACAAAAGGCGCGACTGCCGCCACTGCCGCGATGCGTCTGTTCGGCATCACTGCAGGCGTTTTCGGTGGGCCGATTCCGCTCCTCATCGGCGTGATCGCGGGTGCATACGTACTGCTTGCGCAACAGGTCGTTGCGGCTGACGCCGCTATCGAGCGTTCCCAGAAGTCGGCCGAAGGTGCAGCAGGCGCCCTCGATATACTCCAGGCGTACGTGAGCCGCGCGGATTTCAAGCCGATGGCGGATGGCGCGAAGGCTGCCGGCGAAGAGGTAGGTATCCTCGCGACCGCGATGCGCGATCTTGCGGAAGCAATGAACGACGCGACTATCGCGAAGTTTGTCGCCGACATGTCGACGGTCAATTCGGAAGTCGCAGAACAGATTGAGGTTGTTCAACAGCTTGAGGCGGAGCTTCGGGCTGTCGAGGAACGCCGCAACCGTGCCGCCGCCCTCACGCCCAGCGGCGGCGCCAGTTCCGACGGCTCGCTGTCGCGCACCGCTCGCCGTCTCAATGATGAGCTCGACATCGCGCGCGAGCGTCTTTCGAAGCTGAACGGCCAGCAGATCCAGCTGAGTTTTCGTCTAGTAGGTGCAGGCGGTGGTCGCGACATCCTCGAGAAGGTTTTGGCAGGCGATGTCAGGGGAGCGGCAAGCCTTCTACGCGAGCGACTTGTGGCGATCGGGGCAGAAGTCGCTGACAGCGAAGCTGAGGTCACTGTCGACAACACGAAAGTGAAGGCGGCAGAGCAGGTGCTCGACCAGCTGGCCAGCGCCTACACGGCCACCTTCACGACCGAGCGCGAGCAGCTCGCCGCGCTGCGCGACGAGCGCCTCGCGGCGATCGAGCTGGTCGCCAAGTCCGAAGCTGACCGGGCAGCGCAGCGCAAGCAGGCGCTCGACCTCTATGCCCAGGCGGTGGAGGAGCTCGAGGTCGAAGAATTCAAGGCCTTCACCGAGGGGCTCAACCGCGAAAGCGAGCGCGAGCGCGCGAAGAAGGAGCAGCTCGAAGGCGAGAAGGCCTACGTCCGGGATGTCATTGACGCCCGCGACCAGATGTTCGGCCGCATTCAGCAGATCGCCGAGCGCGACTACCAACTCGAGCGCGAACGCATCAACCGCGAGATCGAAGACCAAACGCTCAAACAGGAAGCGCTGGCCGCCCTCGAGGAGGAATACGGCGAACGCCGGCGTCTCGCACGCGACGAGCTGCTTACACTCGGCGACCCCGAGAACGCGCTCGAGACCGAGATCGCCCGAATCCGGCGCGCCGAGGAGGCGAAGCTGGCGGCGCTGAAGGACGGGCTCGCGGCCGGGCTCATCGTCGAGGAGGAGTTCCAGGCGGAGCGCAAGCAGCTCGAGGACTCGACCAACGCGGCCATCCTCGATGCGCGGCGCAGCGCCGCCTCGGCGCAACTGAACGCCTATGAAGGCCTGTTCGCGAATGTCGGCGAGCTGTTCAAGCAGCTCGGCGGCGAGCAGTCGAAAGCCGCCCGCGTAGCTCTGGCGATCAGCAAGGCTTTCGCGATTGCGGATTCGGCCATCAAGATATCGCAGGCAACGGCCCAGGTGTTCGGCGATCCGACCAAGATCACGCTCGAACAGAAGATCGCTTCGGCCGCCGTCATCGCGGCGCAGGGTGCCTCGATCATCGCGGCGATCACCGGCGCGGGCAAAGGCTTCGCCCAGGGCGGCTATGTGACCGGCCCGGGAGGGCCGCGAAGTGACAGCATCCCGATCCGCGCCTCGAATGGCGAGTTCATCGTCAATGCCGATGCGACGCGCGCCAACCGGCAGCTGCTCGAGGCGATCAACGCCGGCCGGGCGATTCCGCTGGCGCGGCCGCAGGTCTCGGTCGCGGGCGCCCGCGTCACGGTCAACAACAATGCGCCGGGCACGCTGGCGCGCGAGGTGCGCAACTCGGCCGGCGAGGTCGAGATCCTCATCGAAGCGGTTGCAGCCGATATCGCCCGCGGCGGCGGCCGGATCGGCATGGCAATGGAAGGCCGGTACGGCGTCAACCCGGCCTACGGCGCCGGATGA